A stretch of DNA from Tissierella sp.:
AGTGACCATGCTAATTTTTCAATGGCAACATTAGTAGTAAAAGATGGACAAGTATCCTCATTAAATTATAATGAGTATTTAGCAGGATCAGGAGAAGCAAAAAATGAATCAAACTATCCATATGCTGATGGTATTGCAGTAATCAAAGATTTGAATGCTCAATTCAATGAGAAAAAAGATCTTAATGCTGTAGATTTTGATGCAGTATCTGGGGCAACTAGTACAAAAGGTACTTTCAAAGAAATAACTACTTCTTTACTTGAAAAAGCTGAAAAAGGTGAAGCTTATACACCAGTATACAAAGATGGTACTTATGAAGCAAAAGCTAAAGAAGCTAGTCATGGTTGGTTAGCACAAGTAGCTGTAAAAGTTCAAGATGGTCAAATCGTTGGTGTTGATTATGTTGAATTAGCAGTAGAAGAATCTGAAGGCGTTAAAGTAGGAGATGCAAAAACTGCAGAAAACT
This window harbors:
- a CDS encoding FMN-binding protein, which gives rise to MKSKFLVLALVLVLAAAVFTGCTKEAAKPAPVDESKPGAVTDVAKGDLVDGTYLVKTEVSDHANFSMATLVVKDGQVSSLNYNEYLAGSGEAKNESNYPYADGIAVIKDLNAQFNEKKDLNAVDFDAVSGATSTKGTFKEITTSLLEKAEKGEAYTPVYKDGTYEAKAKEASHGWLAQVAVKVQDGQIVGVDYVELAVEESEGVKVGDAKTAENYSYAAPFEVVPAVQKLIIDNNGTENLNVDGIAGATNTRDGMLELVNEALSTAK